One Dysidea avara chromosome 8, odDysAvar1.4, whole genome shotgun sequence genomic window, caaacacatcaccataTTGAGATAACACTACATACAACTGTTCTTGTTCCTGTTGAGTTAACTCTTCTCCTGCAGACTCCACTGCTTGCCACAAAAGTTGTCTCTTGCTGTCTGACAAGTGTGTTTCAGGTATGGCATCACCATCACTAACTCCAGCGACTAGTACTGAGTCTTCTTCCACAGAGCATGCTGTAGCTACTCTAGTATCCTTGTGAATGGTGATAGGATCTGGGGATAGATTCAACATTCGGATGGGCACTACTGGGCTGTCTGTACTTCTCTGGGAATCCACGATTGAAGTTGCAACCAGAATGAATGGCTTACGAGGAAGCACAAACCGTTCCACGATCAGGGTGCTAAGGCCAATTGGTCCCTGCAGTACTGCACTAACTTCCATCTCACTAGAACCTGGAATACACAGATCATTAGGTAACACTACACTCACATTGTCCACTGGGTCCATTTTGGCTCCCGCTCTGGTTAGTGTGATGGGTTTTCCATTTCCATTCAATGATATTAGTCCCCGGGGCAGATCAATGGCACATTTGTTAGCTTCCAAGAAGTCAATTCCCAGGATAGCCTCCGTCCTTAGATTAGCAATGATCACTTCAATAGAATACTGGTCACCACTTATTTCTAACTGTGGTGTGACTGTGCCCTTGACTCTCAGTGGGACACTATTAACACCCACCAATCCTGGATTTACCCATTGTTTCAGCACTGATTGGCCCTTAACTCTACTCCAAGTGTTAGTGTCTATGAGTGAGACAGCTGCTCCTGTATCTATCATGAATTGCACAGAATAAGAGTTAATAGTACCATTAATGTAAAAGGCGGCATGTGGGTTGACAGCAAATGAATCAATGACATTATTGGCCATGTTCATGTCACCCTCCCCTGCCTGGCCTATGGCAAGGGGGGTCGCTCGTTTCCCTGAGGCCTTGATGGGTGGCGGAGAGCACACCCTCTAGCATAGTGCCCTTCCTTTTCACAGCGAAAACAGATCACGACACTGGTGAACTCATGGTCTCCTACTTGTCGACGGTGGGATGGTTTGAAGGTAGCTTTTGGTTCATTGAACTTCTTGTGGGTCATACTCTTCTCTAGCTGTGACATTCGTAGGGCTAATTTGTCCATTGTCTGCACTAGGGATTGCTCCATAGAATGGGAAATATTAGCAGTAGCTTGATTTCCTGAACTATAGCTGACAGCACTAACAGTGGTTTCCTCTGGTTCTGAGGTTATGTTGCCCACCATAACTGGTTTAATCAGGCACGATTCAACTTCCAATGTAGCATGCACAGCTTCATCCAGCTTTTTGGGCTTCTGCTGTTTTACTGCAAATGCAACCTGGGGGTTGCTTAGCCTACTCAGATTATGTGTCAATGCCAGTTGTTCTTGGCTCCGTCCATCGAGGTCTGGAAATGCCTTCTCAGTTAGCCGTCGGAGGTCTTCAGCAAAGTCTGCCCATCCTTCATTTGGCTTTCTCGTTTGCACTTGCAGTTCTGCATTGTACAATTCACGCTTACTCACCGGCTCAAATCTTTCTGTTAGGGCTGTCTTCGCGTGATCGTACGTGTCTCTCGATTCCTCAGGTAATCCTTGGAATGCTTTCTGCGCCCTCCCAGCAAGGCACACTTTAATCCAATTCAACTTCGCCGCAGCATCCCACTCGTTGACGATAGCCACATTCTCGAATCGAGTGATACACTCATCCCATCCGTCTCCTCCTTGGTACGCTTCCGGAATTATCAGTGGCTTACTGGTACGGGACATCTCCTCGCAGGTTGCTGTAAAAGAACACGAACACAACAGCTACAATACTGAATCGCGTGGACTCGCCTTGTGGGGTACCGATTCAGACCATGGTACAAGGTATTATCGCCTGGGGTTAACAAGGATATTCTATTATCGACGATATATCCTGCAGTCTACGCCAAGTGTAGCAAGCGGCCAACTGGCAATTCTCTCAATGAACTGTATTAAACTGTACACGAGGTCATATACCAGTCATATCATTACTACGCATGCGTTATACAACAAATGGCACTAAATAGaatacaatacacaaaattaatagtccAATGTGTTACAAACATCATGTGATGAAGATGGTAAAACAACATCTAGATAAGATTGATGAAATTGTCAAACCAGTAGATGACATGATTAATAAACTAACCACATTTGATGCGGATTAATAAACTAACCACATTTGATGAAGAAATCACTTCCACCATTGAGAAAATCAAGTCACAGGCTGCTGAAATTGAGCAACAAATTGATAAGTACTATGACCAGTTAGAGAAAGGAATTAAGCAACAAAGAGAAGGGTTTAAAAGAATACTGTGTGAAGTGTCAACACAAAAGAAGAAAGCAtttttgctacaacaacaacaacaacttaaACATTTACGAGTACAACTTGAACATATGAAAAACTGAATGGGGTAGTAAAGAGTGAAGCAGATCACCATGAAGCATTGTTTGTGACAAAACAAGTAGCTAACTAAAGATGTAAGGAAATTAGAAAATAACTGTGGACAGCTGAATATTGAACCAGTAGAGTTGGCAAATATGAAATTTAGTAGACAATGTGAGGCTTTTATTCCATTATTTGGTAGCCTGTCATATGGTAAAATCTCCCCATTCAACGTTGCAACTGCATAGAGTGCTCCAGCCTATGGACAGGTTGGTGAGGAGGTGAAGTTCACCATTATAACCAAAAATAACAGTCATAACTCTTGCCAAAAAGGAGGTAGCAGAATTATTGCTGAAGCAAAGCCAAGAACAGGAGATATTATTACAGCTGAAGTTGAAGACAGCCAAGATGGCAGCTATACAGCCTCCTTTGTACCCACCCAGCCTGGAGAGGTGGAGATCACAGTAACTATTAATGGAGAGTGCATTAGCATGTATCCCCTCAAGGTTCAGATACTTCATCACACTACACTAGATAAACCTAGCAAGATAGAGAATGATGATGGAAAAATGGGCCACCCATGGGGTATTGCATTTGGCAAGGATGGGGTGTGGGCAATAACAGATCAGTGTAGCAACTGTGTATGCTTATTTGATAATAAAGACCAACTAATTAGAAAATTTGGATCTGAAGGAAGTGAAAATTCTCAGTTTAGCAATCCCTTTGGAATATCATTTGATGCCAATAACAATTTGTATGTAGTGGATTTTGGTAACAACAGGGTGCAAAAGTTTGACATCAATGGTAGCTATTTACTAGAGCTCGGCAATAAAGGATCAAGTGATAGTCAACTATCCAATCCATTAGGTATCACAGTATATAATGATAGAGTATTCGTTGCTGATAACTGCATCTCCGTGTTCCAGTGTGATGGTCAGTTTAGCCACACTTTTGGGTCAGATCAATTAAGGAATCCCCATGATGTAGCAGTCACCAATGACAATCAGGTACTGGTTGCTGAGTGGAGTCATGAGAGCATCTTTGTCTTTACTCTTAATGGTAACTATGTGAGCAAGGTTGATACACTATGTAGTCATCTGAACAATCCATGTGGTATGGATATTGACTTATACGGCTTTATCTTTGTAACTGAGTATGGTCAAAATCGTATATCAATCTTTAATAAAAATGGTATCTTTATACACTGCTTTAGATCCGGTGACTCTTGCAATACAGATGGGTTCATTCCTCGTGGGATAGCCTGTAGCCCTAATAGGTGGTGTTTACGTCTGTGACCAAAGCAACAAAAAGATTCAGATATTCTCTAATAAGTTAACTACAACAGTTAATATATAACAATATTTTGTAATTGCACTTTCATAGTGCAGCtgtcacaaaaaaaattgttactGTATATTGTTTGATAATATCACTGAAACTAGTTACTTGACTCCTTTATGTAGTAACTGAGTTATAGATCATATATCatgtatatagtttgttggcTTTATGGTAAAGCgtattataattatactgtactcACAAAACATGGGGTGTTCtttttcatttatttattaaagcattacagcacaagtgctgaaggtctgtagggcactTGGTCCTAcctaaagttgttacataaagtatgtttgaaaaggtggggaaaggagaaaaatccatgactggacctgttAATGGAACGAAACTTTTCTGAGAGTTAGAACACCGTAAGTCATGGCATAAAATTTGAGATTTGAAGCCATTACAGttttgacctttggtgtttaGAGGGATCATTTTGCTCAACATATATATTGACCCCATATTTGTAATAAACACTGTGTGGGTGGAGTAAAGGAAGCCACTAGTGTACCTCTCCTGCAGCATTGTATATTGGCATGTGATCAAGGCATTCTACTGATATGCTGTCCACTGCTTGGTATAAATGCAATCTGACCAAGATACTACAACACTTTACATTAATAGAGCTTAAAATTTTTGGTGCCTAAAATTGTTCAGTGGGCTATGCCCATAGGCTCCCATGTACATTACACTTCCTTGGATGTCATGTGACCTCAATCTTACATGGGGTACAATATATAGAGAGTCTGAGGACATAGTCCTGACAATTCATGAATTTGTATGCTCTTAATACGTATAAGCCTTTCAACCTGGAAAATAGTTTCAAAGCAATCTTTAAGATTTTGTAGTTTTATGCATCAAATCTTAACATAGGTGGATTTAGGGGGCTGCATGGTGTGCTGAAGTATCATTTAGCTCTAATGCTAGTAAAACAGGTGCAATTCCATGTGTCATAAGCCACATACATTAGCAATGAAAATATGGAAAAATCAAAGGAAACATCCTGTAGGAATTAACAAAGGGGCTGCACTAAAGCTACCAAAAATATGAAACAGTTTAATAGAATTGTCATTAGCTGCTTGGTTGACCTTTGATCTGGTAACGACACTTAGTGACGTTATGGACCCACAATCAACTTTTACATgttaggctataaaagaatttgagtgaattgtgaagtgtctttccaccattaggtgaggtgttgtagCGGTCTCGGCTGCcggcacttgtgcaatgctgcacaaaaccacagTCAGTACATTATAACTTATAGTGCATTCATTGCAATCTGCAAAACCGCAACCAATACATAACTTATAATGCATTCGctgtggtctgcagcagtgccatattcaaattatggcactggcagggcctttgaactgcccacacaAAGTGGTACATACCTTAATGTCAGATTAATTAATTCTTACCCTTCTGGTACTTCATTTATGACAAAACAAGGTACATATATCTTACTTCCATTATTAATTACTCTTGTTTAGATTAATATGCTGATAATATACTAAGCATATGTAATCATACAATATCAAATATCATCTTATATTGATCTAAATCCCAATAATAAGATGCCTTCCTGACTTCCTCCTTAACCTCAACCACCCATGAAGTTCTTTTGGACCAAGGTGTTCTGTACCCTGACAAAATGTACCTAACTCAACAATACTACCACACCCTTTATTTACCTCAGGATACTGACCCACTCACATCATGCACGTCACATGTCTAATAGTATGTGGGAAGAgaacagcaggggcggatccagggacCAAACAAGGGGGCTGGTTGTGGGAATAGTTGTGATTTTTAGCTATATAGTTGTGATTGGGAAAATTGACTAACAATAGCAGCCTGCACCCTGCACcttaaaaattataattgtataAAATGAATATACATTTAACTACTGCAAATATTTGAATAACGAGCCTCAAGATCCAATCTTGAGATAATGATTCTTTTTAAAAATCTATTTAAAATTACCTCATAATCTaatctataatattatagttgtcACAACTATTAATTTTCTTTGCTACAGTCCATTATTAAATTAAAAGTCTAGTAAAACAATAGTTCTAAAAAGAACTATTAAAACTACTCACAAACCCAACCTTGGcttgtatatatataacaaCTGTTTTCTACTTTTTATTTGTCCCCCTCAGATCACCATTGTCTAATTATTAATCGTTTCTCTCAAATTGCTATTTGTCACACCTATTTTTTCAGAATGTTCTCTGGGAGAGTATCCTCCTCACCCTCTATAGTTGCATTTGGCATGCTATGTTGAGAACTCCCTTCCTTCACTGGCACTTTGCCACACCAGCCCTAACTTCACCATAACTGTTTgtgaaaataattataagtttgaataattataaaaaaataGCATATTCCCTCCCCCCCATGTTAAGGCTAGTTCGATAGTTATAAGAGTAGTTGTTAGGTCACTTAATATGAAAAATAACTCTTGCATTGGAATTTCCTAATCTATACACATAGTTTTGTATCTGTAGCCACATAAATGCAAAACAATGGGACATTTCCCTGTTCACATTCACGGTATAGATAGTTGGAGTAACATTTTCTGCCAACATGCCTGCATACAATCACCATCCTCCAAATAAAAACACTAGGAGTGAAACCATACCATATGCGCCATAGTCATTGTCATCGCATATTGTTTCATTCCGGATACTGGGGATCAGTATAGCGATCACTGGAATCCTCCAACAGTTAGTTTGTATGAAAACTTCAGTACATATTTGCTAGTATGATTTTTATTCCCATTTCTCAGAGATCTTGTCCAGTAAGACAGTACATCCAGTAAATTCACCAGTCCATATCTTCATGGTCAACCTCTCAGCTGTATACTTCAGCAGATCCAACTTTTCTTCTCTGTGTCACTCTGCTGTGAGTTAGTTTCAAACAGAAACAGAACATCGTGATCACAGgaaggctgtaccatgtcttaTGAATGATGGCATAGGCATTCTGACCATAAAATCACAGATGGACTATCACTCATCTGTCAAAGGCAATGTAGACAATTTAAGTTTGCTTCTCACATGTATATACTACAAGCAGGGGTGGTTTTAAGGGGGATTCGGCGGTTTCTGGAAATCCCTTTGGGTTTGGCTTACTTCAGAATAGCTGTTCAGCCATTAGGCtactagctattagctagtatTATATTGATTCTTCCTTAACTGCAACTAAACCATCCCCTAGGGAAAAACACACGAATCATACTCACCAATATTCATCAGCTAACTGTTACTATTTTACAGCAAAGCTTCATAATCACATCCCAAGTTTTTAAACTTCTGACTtcctataattattatagtttgtGCATTATTAGTAGTAAACCTTCCAAGACTACATGCAGAACAAACAGAAGAGGTGATGGTAGTAAAGATAGTGACAAATGCCAAGATGAAGGAGCAAAGAGTTGATTAGCTCCTTAAGCCGATGCTCTCtggctaatagaacagtcattttgtagtaaaatattctaatagagcatttacaGATTAAAATGTCCCAAGATAATTGTCAAAAATGTTGCTAGCCTAGTGAGCTATATAACTAACATAAAGTTAGCTAAATAAGCTAACCATATTGTAAGAATGCAGTAGATAGATATGTAGACCTATCTACAAAATCTATCATACACATTGATATTCAGCTGAAATTTATTTTGTAAACACAGTGAGTAGCTGAAAAGGCAGCAAATGACTTCCATCAGTAATTttattggatttattgtaagaAGGTTTTAAATCAGATGAAAAGAAGCTTTAAGCACTAAAAATTAAGTCCCATGGTATTTTACCACTCTAGCAAGTGCTTTTAAGTTTCCTACAAGATTAACTCAGTTATATATAATATGGAAGGAATTGATCTTTTAACTGAACATGGTTAAATGAGTGTGCATACTTACCATGCGTAGCTAAAGAGTGTAAGTACAGTAGCTAAGTATTGTACCCTTTTTAAGATTCTGGCAAAATTGGTGAGCTATACTCAAGACACCATTGTATTTCTGCATTGCCAAAAAACACTTAGAAACTGATGGCATGAGATGATAGTAGTGAGGATCAACAGACCAAGTTTTATTAAAATTCAAGCATTATAACATAGCACCTTGCCAGCATCTGAAGGCTGCGCCCCCATACCCCTACATCACAGTTCTCCTGCCACTGGAAACCCCCTGttagaaatcctagatccgtcccTGACAAGGTCCCCTGTAATACATTTAAAGACACATAAGATATCTGAGTACAGCTTTTTCTCATGAAAAAGATAAACTGCAACTTATAATTAGTTTGAACAGGAGACCTATCAATTACCAGACTTATAAGTTgactatatatacatgcatatatagcttGATACTGTCATATCCACAAATGCCAAACTTATGTGCTGCACAACTTAATAACTAAATACCAACAATTTACTACATTTATAATAAATTTACAGGTTTAGTTACAAAGGTGCATAAAATTTGTATCACTCTTACCCTATTGCTATGTATTTTTCATAAATTGCATTTCATTTTGTAATGATGTAAAAGCAATCACGCAATGCAGAATATCAAATGAGCAGTAAATACACCCCTAGTAATAGTAAGTTCAAAATATAACAAAACTATCAGGTACAGTGTGAGACATGTAATGGATTAGATGTTGCATTGCAATGGTCTGATTTTCATTTCCACATGTGTAAAGGTATGCTTTTGGTTGTTAAGGTAGACACTATTACTTCGTCCATAGATGTTGGGAGCAACACGCCAGCAATTTTTAAACCACCATCCTCCATTAGTATATATAGCATTATTAGCTAAGGCACAATTATCATCAACCTTTTCATCATTGTCACTAtctttggtggtaaaaaacaATCCGTTGTGATATTCCATTGGATCAGTAGTGGTCCCCTGGAATCCTCCAACGGTTAGTTTGTACTTGTCTCTAGTTGATGCAACTTTAAACTATTCATAATGGAGGAAGACTTTAGTACCATCAGCTAACTTGATGTCCATTCTCATTTCCCAGCCACCTTGACCATTGAGACAATGGAGGGCTCTCAAACCATACCAAAATTCTCCAATCAATTcaccaaatccatcttcatattCTCCCCAGGTCCTGTTAAAGTCAACAGATCCATCTTGTCTCCTCTGTACAACTAACCATCCTCCCCCTCCATTGACCGTGTCACAGTACACTTCTGCATCATAACATTTCACTCCACAGAAATTGACCATGGTGTACACTCCTGATTTCCTCTTGTTGAAGACACTAGTGTTGAAACCAAGACAACAGCAGTTTTTAATAGGAGCATTCTCTTTAGGACATTCAGCTAATACagttactgtcc contains:
- the LOC136264739 gene encoding E3 ubiquitin-protein ligase TRIM71-like, which encodes MRINKLTTFDEEITSTIEKIKSQAAEIEQQIDKYYDQLEKGIKQQREGFKRILCEVSTQKKKAFLLQQQQQLKHLRSAPAYGQVGEEVKFTIITKNNSHNSCQKGGSRIIAEAKPRTGDIITAEVEDSQDGSYTASFVPTQPGEVEITVTINGECISMYPLKVQILHHTTLDKPSKIENDDGKMGHPWGIAFGKDGVWAITDQCSNCVCLFDNKDQLIRKFGSEGSENSQFSNPFGISFDANNNLYVVDFGNNRVQKFDINGSYLLELGNKGSSDSQLSNPLGITVYNDRVFVADNCISVFQCDGQFSHTFGSDQLRNPHDVAVTNDNQVLVAEWSHESIFVFTLNGNYVSKVDTLCSHLNNPCGMDIDLYGFIFVTEYGQNRISIFNKNGIFIHCFRSGDSCNTDGFIPRGIACSPNRWCLRL
- the LOC136264740 gene encoding ficolin-3-like — its product is MQLYNDQSTTFTTILLLLAIGTVTVLAECPKENAPIKNCCCLGFNTSVFNKRKSGVYTMVNFCGVKCYDAEVYCDTVNGGGGWLVVQRRQDGSVDFNRTWGEYEDGFGELIGEFWYGLRALHCLNGQGGWEMRMDIKDKYKLTVGGFQGTTTDPMEYHNGLFFTTKDSDNDEKVDDNCALANNAIYTNGGWWFKNCWRVAPNIYGRRDLVRDGSRISNRGFPVAGEL